Proteins co-encoded in one Apis mellifera strain DH4 linkage group LG15, Amel_HAv3.1, whole genome shotgun sequence genomic window:
- the LOC411694 gene encoding E3 ubiquitin-protein ligase KCMF1 isoform X1, producing MNRHDGVSCDACLKGNFRGRRYKCLVCYDYDLCANCYEGGASTTRHHSDHPMQCILTRSEFELYYGGEAVSVEQPQSLTCPYCTRMGFTEATLQEHVAADHSDTSFEVVCPVCASIPGGDPNNVTDDFAGHLSLEHRSGPRDLISFLDEPASSRYTGRRITHSSRVVGGPRPRRSNMHFSSSGGLSPSSREGIDPITELLSQLSGVRRSGGGTGQSSSAPTQLHQLQMQLQLERQQVRAARQQLERLPRRQTQVLGSASCGGIISGSGHSTTMTNVVANSTTSNNNTNNVANPSGVSSTSSQNYMFLLPKCITSSLSDSQLQNIERESANRSLFTCELILGTLCQTLPELTQEQSVAQTPVSSATTATNSPETPNANSSTISTKKLNVTQEAKRDQTMNKHVTQTSTQQSHTVQTTTAGSVGTGLQSQGLPPNSNNLALQNTPMVQTLMHSVLPESLVLQEPLSLPYSRTIREPIVTPAPAYLRGGVGPVGVTGPSRRKPVRAVDGRNQSTEPPPPH from the exons ATGAATCGACATGACG ggGTAAGTTGTGACGCCTGCTTAAAGGGGAATTTTCGGGGTCGCAGATATAAGTGCCTCGTATGCTACGATTATGATTTGTGTGCCAACTGTTACGAAGGAGGTGCCAGTACTACACGTCACCACAGTGATCATCCTATGCAGTGTATACTTACTAGATCTGAGTTCG aattatattatggtGGAGAGGCAGTAAGTGTAGAACAGCCACAATCTTTAACTTGTCCTTATTGTACAAGAATGGGTTTCACTGAAGCTACACTACAAGAACATGTTGCTGCAGATCATTCAGATACTTCATTTGAagtt GTTTGCCCAGTGTGTGCATCTATTCCAGGAGGGGATCCTAATAACGTGACTGATGATTTTGCGGGTCATTTAAGTTTGGAACATCGTAGTGGACCAAGAGATTTGATCTCTTTTCTAGATGAACCAGCTTCAAGTAGATATACTGGTAGACGGATAACACATTCATCTAGAGTTGTTGGTGGGCCACGGCCTCGcag GTCCAATATGCATTTCAGTTCGTCTGGAGGATTGAGTCCGAGTAGTCGAGAAGGTATAGATCCAATTACAGAATTACTTTCTCAATTATCCGGTGTTCGTAGAAGTGGTGGAGGAACTGGTCAGAGTTCGTCAGCACCAACGCAATTACATCAATTGCAAATGCAGCTACAGTTAGAACGACAACAAGTTAGA gCTGCTAGACAACAATTGGAGCGGTTACCTAGGAGGCAGACTCAAGTTCTTGGTTCTGCAAGTTGTGGAGGAATTATTAGTGGAAGTGGTCATTCTACTACTATGACCAATGTGGTAGCAAATAGTACGACTAGtaacaataatacaaataatgtgGCGAACCCGTCCGGCGTATCATCTACCAGTTCACAAAACTATATGTTTCTATTGCCaaa atgtaTTACCAGTTCTCTCTCTGACTCACAGTTGCAAAATATTGAACGTGAAAGTGCAAATAGAAGTCTTTTTACGTGCGAACTTATTCTTGGAACGCTTTGTCAAACATTGCCGGAATTAACACAGGAACAATCTGTAGCACAAACACCAGTATCAAGTGCAACTACTGCTACAAACAGTCCCGAAACACCAAATGCTAATTCTTCCACAATTTctacaaagaaattaaatgtaacTCAAGAAGCGAAAAGGGATCAAACAATGAATAAACATGTAACGCAGACATCTACGCAACAATCACATACTGTTCAGACTACTACTGCTGGTAGTGTAGGGACAGGTCTTCAAAGTCAAGGATTGCCTCCAAATTCTAATAACCTTGCGTTACAAAATACACCTATGGTTCAAACACTGATGCATAGTGTATTACCTGAATCATTg gtaTTGCAGGAACCACTGTCACTACCATATAGTAGAACTATCAGAGAACCGATAGTAACTCCAGCGCCAGCGTACCTTAGAGGTGGAGTTGGTCCAGTTGGCGTAACAGGTCCTTCACGTAGGAAGCCGGTTAGAGCTGTAGATGGCAGAAACCAATCTACGGAACCTCCGCCCCCACACTAA
- the LOC411694 gene encoding E3 ubiquitin-protein ligase KCMF1 isoform X2 codes for MNRHDGVSCDACLKGNFRGRRYKCLVCYDYDLCANCYEGGASTTRHHSDHPMQCILTRSEFELYYGGEAVSVEQPQSLTCPYCTRMGFTEATLQEHVAADHSDTSFEVVCPVCASIPGGDPNNVTDDFAGHLSLEHRSGPRDLISFLDEPASSRYTGRRITHSSRVVGGPRPRSSSGGLSPSSREGIDPITELLSQLSGVRRSGGGTGQSSSAPTQLHQLQMQLQLERQQVRAARQQLERLPRRQTQVLGSASCGGIISGSGHSTTMTNVVANSTTSNNNTNNVANPSGVSSTSSQNYMFLLPKCITSSLSDSQLQNIERESANRSLFTCELILGTLCQTLPELTQEQSVAQTPVSSATTATNSPETPNANSSTISTKKLNVTQEAKRDQTMNKHVTQTSTQQSHTVQTTTAGSVGTGLQSQGLPPNSNNLALQNTPMVQTLMHSVLPESLVLQEPLSLPYSRTIREPIVTPAPAYLRGGVGPVGVTGPSRRKPVRAVDGRNQSTEPPPPH; via the exons ATGAATCGACATGACG ggGTAAGTTGTGACGCCTGCTTAAAGGGGAATTTTCGGGGTCGCAGATATAAGTGCCTCGTATGCTACGATTATGATTTGTGTGCCAACTGTTACGAAGGAGGTGCCAGTACTACACGTCACCACAGTGATCATCCTATGCAGTGTATACTTACTAGATCTGAGTTCG aattatattatggtGGAGAGGCAGTAAGTGTAGAACAGCCACAATCTTTAACTTGTCCTTATTGTACAAGAATGGGTTTCACTGAAGCTACACTACAAGAACATGTTGCTGCAGATCATTCAGATACTTCATTTGAagtt GTTTGCCCAGTGTGTGCATCTATTCCAGGAGGGGATCCTAATAACGTGACTGATGATTTTGCGGGTCATTTAAGTTTGGAACATCGTAGTGGACCAAGAGATTTGATCTCTTTTCTAGATGAACCAGCTTCAAGTAGATATACTGGTAGACGGATAACACATTCATCTAGAGTTGTTGGTGGGCCACGGCCTCGcag TTCGTCTGGAGGATTGAGTCCGAGTAGTCGAGAAGGTATAGATCCAATTACAGAATTACTTTCTCAATTATCCGGTGTTCGTAGAAGTGGTGGAGGAACTGGTCAGAGTTCGTCAGCACCAACGCAATTACATCAATTGCAAATGCAGCTACAGTTAGAACGACAACAAGTTAGA gCTGCTAGACAACAATTGGAGCGGTTACCTAGGAGGCAGACTCAAGTTCTTGGTTCTGCAAGTTGTGGAGGAATTATTAGTGGAAGTGGTCATTCTACTACTATGACCAATGTGGTAGCAAATAGTACGACTAGtaacaataatacaaataatgtgGCGAACCCGTCCGGCGTATCATCTACCAGTTCACAAAACTATATGTTTCTATTGCCaaa atgtaTTACCAGTTCTCTCTCTGACTCACAGTTGCAAAATATTGAACGTGAAAGTGCAAATAGAAGTCTTTTTACGTGCGAACTTATTCTTGGAACGCTTTGTCAAACATTGCCGGAATTAACACAGGAACAATCTGTAGCACAAACACCAGTATCAAGTGCAACTACTGCTACAAACAGTCCCGAAACACCAAATGCTAATTCTTCCACAATTTctacaaagaaattaaatgtaacTCAAGAAGCGAAAAGGGATCAAACAATGAATAAACATGTAACGCAGACATCTACGCAACAATCACATACTGTTCAGACTACTACTGCTGGTAGTGTAGGGACAGGTCTTCAAAGTCAAGGATTGCCTCCAAATTCTAATAACCTTGCGTTACAAAATACACCTATGGTTCAAACACTGATGCATAGTGTATTACCTGAATCATTg gtaTTGCAGGAACCACTGTCACTACCATATAGTAGAACTATCAGAGAACCGATAGTAACTCCAGCGCCAGCGTACCTTAGAGGTGGAGTTGGTCCAGTTGGCGTAACAGGTCCTTCACGTAGGAAGCCGGTTAGAGCTGTAGATGGCAGAAACCAATCTACGGAACCTCCGCCCCCACACTAA